One part of the Theropithecus gelada isolate Dixy chromosome 5, Tgel_1.0, whole genome shotgun sequence genome encodes these proteins:
- the YIPF7 gene encoding LOW QUALITY PROTEIN: protein YIPF7 (The sequence of the model RefSeq protein was modified relative to this genomic sequence to represent the inferred CDS: substituted 1 base at 1 genomic stop codon) has protein sequence MGCSHQCGKQKPLDDQLFYIFGLKLNFKQQAGEQPQPASFVPSETLMSPGHAGQFFQPASNSDYYSQSPYIDSFDEEPPLLEDKLRKXLGIHFDHIWQKTWTVLNPMKPADGSIVNETDLTGPILFCIALGATLLLAGKVQFGYVYGMSAIGCLVIHALLNLMSSSGVSYGCVASVLGYCLLPMVILSGCAMFFSLQGTFGTVSSLVIIGWCSLSASKIFIAALHMEGQQLLVAYPCALLYGLFALLTIF, from the exons ATGGGCTGCAGCCACCAGTGTGGGAAGCAG AAGCCTTTAGATGAccagttattttacatttttggacTAAAGTTAAATTTTAA acaACAAGCTGGTGAGCAGCCTCAGCCTGCCTCTTTTGTTCCATCAGAGACCCTCATGTCACCAGGTCATGCAGGACAATTTTTTCAGCCAGCATCCAACTCAGATTATTATTCACAATCTCCTTACATTGACAGTTTTGATGAAGAGCCTCCTTTGCTAGAAGATAAGTTAAGGAAGT aaCTTGGAATCCATTTTGATCACATATGGCAAAAAACTTGGACAGTGTTAAACCCAATGAAGCCAGCAGATGGCAGTATTGTGAATGAAACGGACCTCACTGGACCCATTCTTTTTTGTATAGCCCTGGGAGCCACCTTGCTTCTG GCAGGAAAAGTTCAGTTTGGTTATGTGTATGGCATGAGTGCCATTGGCTGCCTTGTGATTCATGCCTTACTGAATCTGATGAGCTCTTCAGGGGTGTCATACGGCTGTGTGGCCAGCGTGCTGGGTTACTGCCTGCTCCCCATGGTCATCCTGTCTGGCTGCGCCATGTTCTTTTCATTGCA GGGCACCTTTGGAACCGTATCATCCCTGGTCATCATTGGCTGGTGTAGTCTCTCAGCTTCCAAGATCTTCATTGCAGCCTTGCACATGGAAGGACAGCAACTTCTTGTTGCCTACCCTTGTGCATTACTTTATGGACTTTTTGCCCTCCTAACAATTTTCTAA